The Coffea arabica cultivar ET-39 chromosome 6e, Coffea Arabica ET-39 HiFi, whole genome shotgun sequence genome contains the following window.
TTTACAGAATGCAAGTCCAAGTTTTTGCTTGTAAAAGCGGAATAATTACTACAATAAAGCGGGCAAGGGTATTAATGTTTTGAGGATGTTGCCCTGCGACATAgattaatattattattatctacTTGTTGGTTACGTGTAATTAAGATGTTGATGCGCCTCCTTTCATCGGAGACTTTTTTAAGATTCTACAGGAGAAAAACATGGTCGGTGATGCAAATAATAGAGAaattgtttggaaaaaaaagaaagtttagacAATTGTGTAATGTGTTGTTGATCCTTACGTTACCTATTAATTTAATTAGGTTCTTCTATTTGTAGACAAGATATAGCGGCCCTTTGCTTCTATGCACTTAAATTGAATCAGATAGAAAAAAGATGTACGtttcttttcgttttttttttttttggggagggaAAGGTCGTAATGGACATTATACCGTAGTCCTCTCATGATTTTTATATGCCattgcttattgtgtatttttatttaaataatCTAATGCATCTCTAATAATTAAATTGTTGCTAATCGATCAAGTTAATTTTTTACTAGATTGGAATGCTTCTCCAAGAACACTGTCGaagaaatattattattgtcatCGTTGTAAGTTCACAACCACCGAGCATTATAGTTTTTTCTTGAACCTTATATCCCTAGTCAGGCAAAAAAATAGCATACAATCATTAATCCAAAATTAATTAACATACTCCTACTAGTATACGtgaaatttttgtatatttgtattCAAAGAGTAGCCGATGAATGTGCACCAAGCATAAGAACGGATGGAAATTGGGCTTCCCAAGTTGTCAATTGTCATTGACAACTACAACGTTAGGTTTGTGGTCAAGTCACGTTAAATCGTCCACTTTGAGTTGTCAATGACACGGGCCCCGCCCGCCGAAAATTTTCCAAATGCTACGTATGAGTATTAGATTTAAACTactaaaactataattttgtCTCCTTAGCAAGTTTTTCGCCcctcaaaattttccaaaaactgcATATGGAGTATTGGATTTAAATTTAAACTCTATCATTTTGTCTTCTTGACAAGTTTTTTTATTAGTTTGGATacaaaatttatcccaaataatatttcgcttgcatcataaacacatttttcaacctacctttttatattcccaaccacctttttatctcacatacatcacatcacaaaaagtgatacagtaattattccaaataatatttcaaataataccctatccaaacaaacatgtTTTATAATAAGCCACACTAGTTTCCTTATATAATTTTAACGTATTTAGCGTATCCTTACATTTGTTAAAGCAAGAAAACAAATAATtgacaaataaaaggaaatttaatCAGGTTTAGGATTATATTTATATGTGATTTGACTCAATGTATTAGCCAAAAGCTAACATCCAAATGATATAGATCATTCCTAAGTTTGTTCAACCTCATCTCAAACATCAATCCTttccaaaattcaaattttttaagGCAAgtttaacttctttttttttgccctttacAATTCCTTCATATTTTGATTTAGGATCATTAATTATTGAGACACATACCCTTATTTTaatctgtgatttttcaaatttttttatgattattaaTTTGTCATTTTTTCTTATCCTAAACTTGTACACTAGAATTTTTGTGTTCATATGTATAGGGATTTTTTTAGGCTTAATATGTATAGGATTAATGCCTATTTATTGAATTTAGTTAATGTTTATATAAATTTGGTTGTGagttaattttcttgttttgctttaccctctctctctctctctctctctctctagatcATTTAATTATTAGTTATCGTCTATCAAACTTTGGCTTTAAGACTTTGATTTTAAGTTAGCATGCATCATTTGTTTTGataattttatttacttattgtttgatCGTTCGCCCCCAAACCAAAATCTTGTGCCTGTCACTGATTgaaaatttggaggaaaaaaaaaagcctttttttcttttgtttttataaAAATTGACGGTTTATGTGTGACCACCCCATCGGGTGGACGGACCTCAACTAAGCAATGAATTGTTCCCTTCTCATCCCCTTTAAGCAAATTTAGCAAATGGCGCACAGAACTCTGCTTCTAGATGGCAGAATTAAAggaacaccaaaattttattacagCTGAATCTTGTTAACTGTAACTAATGGTCAAAGAACCTAAGTTTGCCAAGATAGTTGTTTCTTTCTGGACAAATAACCAAGttgaaaaacaacaatttttaaCCTCCTTCCTGCAGAACAAACCAAATAAAAATTCTCTGAGATCATGAAAGATGCTTAAAATACAATTGTTTTAACAGCCCGTAATCCAAAAGTTGTTTACATCAAGCGGCTCTACAGCATCGCCTTCACAAATGCGCACGTATCATATAATTCCAGAGGCTAACTGTGAATAATCTCTTTTCGCGCATGATGAATTTTTGAATGAAGATGACCTTCAAAAGTTTCTGGCTGAAGTTTATATTGCAGCAGTTCGTAACATAAGATAAGagtctctgtttttctttttatttttttccccctccaaTAATTTGTtggtttttcatttatcaacatatatatatatatataacagtCGAAGCAATACGTGCATGCGTTTAGTTACGACTATACTACTGCCTTTGTAGCATATATTCCTAAAAAGGTTTTTTCAATATGTGCTCAATAAACACTTATTAGCATACTTAAATTTCATCCAATCTATCGCGTATATACACGCACTAACAATTACTAACCTTTTTTTACATTTGTacactttttctaattaatcttacttttttaaaaaatctaaaACCTGAAATACACATCTTAGCGAGTGTCCAATGAACACCTGCTAGATAGAGCCATCCTAAAACTACATCGGAAATAATATTTCCTTCAAGATCTCGCTTCAATGGAGAATGCTCTTGATTTGTTGGTAGCGTCTGGATCGCTCAATGTGGCATCAATTTCTGAGACCATCCATAAATTTGTTCAAGAAGTACGCCTTAAGAAAGGCAGTTTATGCAAGAGGTAATTaatttgctattttttttagcaaactaatttaataaatttaatgcTATTCCTTTACGTACGTAAGATCTacgtttctttttattttttgcgaTAGGAAAGTCGTAATAGGGCACTATACCTTACAATTGCATGATTTTTTAGATGCAATGCTAATCTTATGTTTTCATTTGAAATATCTAATAAATCTTTGATTCTCTGTATGCAATGCTAATGcaaaaatgttttcttgcataccaATTCACATTAATTTTTAACGAAACGAAATCAAAATTTCTGACTATATTTGATGCCATCAATGACTGCTTCTCCAAGGATACTCTTGAAGAAATACTGTCATAGTTGGTAAGTTCCTCTTCccctcctccccccccccccccccccccccccccccccccccccccccaacccctTCATTTTGGGATCGCTCGTAAGTTCATAACAAGCTAGAATTGTGATTTCTTTCTCGAACCATATATCAGACAAAAAACCACATACAACCATAGTCCAAATTAATTAATGTACTTGCGAAAATGAAATTTCCTCGTGGCAGGAGAAGTTAGCTGCTAATGACAAAGAGAAGTGGATCATCACTGCAAGGAAATGGTGGAAAAGTATTTCTGCGaagttgatgatgatgatcattGGGAGCCTTTGCGACTGCCTGGAAGATCTGCAATGTCGAGGCTCTAATCATGGCATGAAATTTAGAGATTGCAGGCTCCAATCTTGTCCCATGTATGAGATGGACTAATACTATCTACTTTTGGTCTGTGTAATTAAATACTTACTCATACATTTATGtattatcaataattcaggTGCTTTGTACTTGAATGTTATCTAAGATGAGCTTTGTGTGTGAATGCTATTTGAAATTTAACATCTATTAAatacattttcctttttttttttaaagattttcaGGGTTAAGAACATGAATTTCAATTGAATGCTTTATGCTTTTTAACATGATAGGATAAGTTTACAGtgtttcacaaaattaattcaTCTTTTAAGAGGAACTTGACAAACCTCTCTCCACGGTGCCATACAACTTGTTCAGTAGAAACATGATGGCCGAAGTTAGCAGTGGAAAAATGTAATATTGCCGCAATACGGATCAATGGCGCTGGAGCCCTTTTACTTCCATATCATGCTCAGACCAAATTTTGATGGAGGGGTGAGCAAAAACAACCAACTTAATAGGCAATCTTGTGTTGCAGAGTTAATTGCTCACACTCCCAGAGTCTGGTTGCCTGGCCGTGTCCCATGAATGCTGTAAGTAGTGAGGGGTCAATCCTTCCCCTGGTAGTAACTTCATACAATACTTTTACTTAATTTTTCTTACACTCACAACAGTGTATAAGTTAGTAGGTCTAAATGCATGCAATGTGTAAAATTtagaatttaaattcaatgcatTTAGACTTGTTAATATATACGTTATCAGTGAAAGAaagataatatatatatatatatatatattctattGTCCAAGAACAATTGCattgatgttttttttttcttggggaAGGGGATGGAGCTGTGGATCTCAAGTGAATAAAGATATATTGAAGTCTAATCCTGAAATGCTCCATTAGATTTACATCCAAACGTCCCATTAGAAAAACATACAACTGGtcatggagaaatttgaaggGGATGTTACACTAGATAGGCACAAAGAtggcaaaaaaaatttttccaatAAGTTGAGCAATAATAGAATCATTATAATTTATGGCGAGGGTACTCTCAGGAAGAAAATCTAAATCACTCCATCTCAAGTCCAACTCTTTCAATTCAAGGTGTTTTAAATGAAATTAGTGACATTCCAAGCTGAAAGATACTTCAGTTGCAGCTCCAGCTGGTGAAAAAGGCAGCTTGGATCCGTTTCTAAGTGcagaaggaaaaataaaatagaataaagcTTGgtatcatttcaaattgcaattccttctctccttttttttttttttgccgatACGATAATTTTTATTCTATACCTACTCCAACTCTGCACTAAGGAGAAGGGATGGACCCAAAAGGGTCAATGGAAAACCTGAAAGGGACTGAACTGCCACCGAACCAGACGGGAGCCTTTGCACCTACTGAtaaatttttccagaaaattttgaaaaagaatgcaAGTCAAGAGATTTTATCCTTTGACCTACACCCAAGAAGAACTTTAAACCTCTCCTCATAGCCAACCACTCTAGAAGTAATTGGTGCAAATTGCAATTCCTTCTCGTAATCTGCTTTTCCTAAGAATTAAAGTTAAAAATGGAATGGTGGAAACGTACTTTTCTGACGTTACTGATGATGAAATGGTACCTCTGCAGCTTCCTAACTACTACAGGCTTCTCTGCTATTTAAGCTTATAGGCTGTTATTGAACTCAGAAATGTTCTGGTTCTTCATGCTTGATGATACAATTCTGGCTATGTATGATCCTTGTTTGCTCTTATCAAAGATAAAATCCAGCATTTGTTAGGCTACTAGGTACAGCTGCCTGAATACAATTTGCCATGAAGGATAATACAGGGCGTCCcgcgaaaacaaaataatttatatactAGTTTGACTTGTAACAGTAGGTATGGTATGCTAAATTGCCAATAGGTCAATCTTGAATATCCTAATCATTAAAATTTGAATAATCGAGTCAAATGGAGAAACATAACATTTCATAACGTCCAAAGAATTAACCTAGATAACCTTCTCCAACTTTTGAGTTAGAGCCATAAAATGTGGAAGCACAATCTGTTGGCAACCTTCAATGCCAAAGCTTCAAGCAGAAACCTGCGGGTACAGTGGTTGATCTTTTGTTCGAAATGACATCAGAGAAGGTGTCAACAAGCTGTCCTGCGAGGGATTCGGGGTCTTCAATAAACGTGTCAACAAACACCTTGACAATCCTCACCTCCTGCGGGGTAGCTCTCAAGCTGTACCAAGTCAGGAACTTCTTCCTGAATCCAGTCTCGATATGCCCATCACACTCCAACCATCTGATGACCTTTACATAATACTCAAAATCCTTGTCTACTGCAGCAGATTCGTCATCTAGCCTTTCTAGCCTTCTCTTCTTCGAAGAGCTGCCAGCTTGTGGTTCCTCCTCCTTCCCTGAACCAATATCAAGGTCCTTAATTATGAGCTTGGGTCTGCAGCTCCTTTGGAGCCCATCCTTCATCTTATCAAGTTTGCAGGGTGTTATTGGAAGGAGAGCTTCCGAGGCACCAGCCAGTGGAACACAGTCCAGCCCAGTCTGCCTAGGAGTATTTGATCCATTTTCGGTGCTGGTGTCCTCCATCATCTGGCCATCTGGTGAGGGCTTGCTCTCAAGATTCACAGCATCACTATTTGGTGCAGAACAAATTTTTCCCATGCTATGTTCCTCATCCAACAAGGATATCGTCTCACCAGTAAGTCCTCTTTCAATAGTATCTGTATAGCCATTATACACCTTTGTAGAGACCATTTTTTCAAGGGTATTGTGATGGTCATGATAGTTATCCCCTCTAGTCTCATCCTCATTGCTGCATGGAATGACATTATTAGTTTCATCTTCCACCGATGAGGGATTAGACAGGCTACTACAGTTGGTCGCTGGACTTTCACTCCTTCCAACTTCCATATCTTTAGAGTTGGGATTAGTAGCTTCAGTTTCAGTAGTGGCTGTTCGGAAACTAACTTCACACATCCCCAGCTCCCTATTACTATCAAGGGACACAACCTTGAGATGATAATCTGTATCTGGAGATAGACCAGAGAGATAAAATTTCGAGTTTGGAGCAAACAATGTACAAGTAGGTTCTGTCGGATAGTCCAAATCATCATATTTGCGATGCCATAAGGTATAACCAACTAAATTTCCAAGAGATGAATCTTCAAACTTCAGAGTCACAGTGACAGATGAGGTGCAGACATCTTCCAACGTCACCAATTTAGCACTCATCACCTTGCAATCTAACCAAGGCAAAACATCATGCAGCAGTTTTATAGCAATAGTTTCTGCAAAGATTCTAGTACTACAAGGAGCAAATAAGACAAAAGGAATGAAGTTAACTGGTTATCTTGCTGCTTGATAGGAAAATAACATTGCTCAACTCTACCTGACATATCAGGTACTCTTTCTGAAAGCATGGTGTCAAGTGACTCAATGGCAAAAGTACAGAGTCTCTGAACCTCTGGGCCAGAAGATAGCCGGTTGACAATCCCCCTAGCCATCTTCACTGGTAAACCAGTTAAAGGCCCCACATCTGCTTCAAGCTTCTTCACTGCTTCATCCACAATGTCATACAACTTCTGGTAATGTTTGGTACCAGCAAGAATCTTTCGGCACAAGGAAACCCGATAACACAGTATGTCAACCCTTCTGGTATCCCTTGCTATTAATAGTTGTTTTCGCCAGGATCTGCACAAACCCAAAGCCAAGATCCATGCGATCATCAAAAACCTTGAACTAAAAATacataaatagaataataggTACTTCACAATGGGCTCTTTGGATCAACACTCAGCTTTGTCCACATTCAACCCTCAGACACTATCACATTTAAACAGTAAACAGCCCTGTCCTCAGTGTTTTAAAGAAAGAATTTTCTCAGGGAGATGTACTTTACTCATTCTCTGATAAAGCTAATAGTAACAGTATCCAAAATAGTCCGTTTAAATTTGCACACATTAACAACAAAATAAAAGGCAGCACAACAATTATTATAGACATTGTGTAATATCTGAAACATCTCAAAATTAGAAATATGCACTTATGAGTTCTGAGGTGGAAAATGACAGTGACAATACGAAACAGGAAGAGTGGATATTTACCCAAGGATATCATTCACTTTTCCACAAGCTACACAATAAAAACTCCCATCTAGCCTGTTATCCAGCTTATCCTTTAGAATGCCAGATCTTTCATGTCTTAGGGCACAATCAAGGTGACATGACATGCCACATGATACACCTTGAAATGGGGGTTCTGAGCTGCAAATCAACCACAAGCTAGGGTCTTTGTTGTCATCATACTTACGGCAAATGCAGCATGAGCACCTCTTGCAAAATGCAGCATCATGAAATAGTCTGGCTCTACAAGCTGAATTTTTACAATATACAGGATTTTCCAAATCCTCAATGACACTATTCGTGGAGACTGTATTTACAGTAACAGGCAGGCGAACGGGATTATCAGTTTTCCTCTGCCTTTTGGCAGTCTTTTGTGGAACTTCTGATGAAGCTCCAGCTTCAAGATCAATAGCAGCAGCATGTTCTTGAGATTTCTTTTCAGAAACAATTTTCAAAAGCTGCTCTATTATTTTCAGTTTCGTCAAGCCTGtatatttcctttcctttcccatTTCCGCACAAAGGACTTCCAATATCTCTTGACGGCTCCAGGACTGGAGCATTTCCGGTGCACCATGTGACCATTTTGACAGAGCATAGACGAGTTCCCTTTTCTCATCCATGCTCAACTTACTGCACTTTGACGGATCAAGCATCAATCCTGGAGCCACAAAAAGATTTCTAAAGATTATGACCTTCTAATGGATTGAGAAATTAACTGACTATTTACTCATAATCTAAGAGAAATTAAGAAAGACAAAGAAAGCTGGGAAGAATAGCGAAAAGATCCTTCAGTGGGGCCAATCAGGCAGCTTATAGGGTAGGAGGCAATTTAGTTTAGTAAAgccctttcctttcttcttttactTATTCAACTGTTTCTtgaaaccaaaaataaaaaggggaaaGCACTGCACAGAAAATCCGTAACGTCTGAATCCATAAATTCCTAACATCAGGAACcctaaaaataattttctttcatttcgaTATACCAATGCTCCATGCTAGCTCTACTACTCAACAAGGTGGCACTCTCCggaaaagtaaaagcaagtaaataaataaataataaacacATTAGAAGGGGCAATTGCTtatcaatgaaaaaaaaaaaaaaaaagatgtgcCACCAAACTGCATATAATGTCTCTGCTATCATCCACCCAAAGAAACCATATTTTTGCATACAGGTCAGCTTATATTTTCCATTACCATAAACCTGAAATACTAGGACCCTCTTCTGTGTCtaaaaatgagggaaaaaaaatttctgagcCAGAATTCAATTATAAGATGATCACACAGCTTGAAAAACTACCAAAAAGATTGTGAGGAAGGTTGACGCAAATGTCTGGCGGCCTGTATACAGTTAAAGCCAGCATAGCGCAACCCTCTCCTCCCaaccaacaaaaataaaatcaatactAAAAGAAGATAGTCAGCAGAATAAATAACAATCCAGTTGACTAATTTTACAAGTAGGTCACGCGAATCATTTTTGCAATTGAATTTAGATAAACATGCTAGCGCACCAAATTTCATGTTTGACTTTGCATTGCACTTGGCACTGCTGCTCTTCCCGGGTGACAGCAATCTGATTATTCAATTATGCTACGGTGACACATTAGTACCATAAAACTTTATTTTGTGCATACGTCTCCACTCTCAGAGGGAACCCTTTTCACTCAATAAAGAGGAAGGAGCATTGTAGGCAGAGAAAAAGACATTGCTGGAATCTGATTGATATCCTTTGAGATTTTTATTATAGTTATAATGCTAAAATCAATAAGAGAGTGGGTAACCACCACTACTATCATAATAGTACACTACTAACCAGATAAATAGACAAATTAGTAAGTACCATTGACACCACAACACACACAAAAACAACACAAACTACAAAATTTCCTTACCACAGGAGATCTAATCAAAACTCATATGGTAAGAACTTAGCAATCTTAAAAGAATTGTGGTACATGGCTTGAAAACAGATCAAGATTGGATTTTAGGCCTcaaaaaatgaacttttgcacattagagacaagaaaaataaaaaagagaaagaaaacccAGAAAGCTAACATTGAAGAAACTTAATTCATCATcaaattgtaccaaaaaaaaggagaaagaaaattaCCCTCTAAATAAGAACTGTCCATACTGCTGCAGGATAAAAATCCAGTCTTTTTACAGCATTACCATCAAAATACCAGCTTCTTTTGAGGAGCTGTAGTATATAAATCCTCAATAGACAAACAAGAAAACCTTCTTCTTTTCCAGAAACAGAGTTGTAGAGAAACCCATATttagaaaacaaaagagaagaaagatgaGACTACTTTTatatgagagagagagaacatGAAGGAGTGATAGAGTGCAAATACCAAGGGACGGGAGCTGCCCTGAAATTGTGGCACACTAGAAATAGAATAGAATGGAATCCATGAAGAAGAGATGGGTCCTCAACGTGGGCTTTTCAGCACCCGAAGCACATCTCATCATCTCAGAGAGAGTCAggggaggagagagagagaaagagattCCAGGACCCTTTTAAGGAGatgagggagggagggagggcaGAAACggttgagagagagaaaataaataaag
Protein-coding sequences here:
- the LOC113695980 gene encoding VIN3-like protein 2 isoform X2 produces the protein MLDPSKCSKLSMDEKRELVYALSKWSHGAPEMLQSWSRQEILEVLCAEMGKERKYTGLTKLKIIEQLLKIVSEKKSQEHAAAIDLEAGASSEVPQKTAKRQRKTDNPVRLPVTVNTVSTNSVIEDLENPVYCKNSACRARLFHDAAFCKRCSCCICRKYDDNKDPSLWLICSSEPPFQGVSCGMSCHLDCALRHERSGILKDKLDNRLDGSFYCVACGKVNDILGSWRKQLLIARDTRRVDILCYRVSLCRKILAGTKHYQKLYDIVDEAVKKLEADVGPLTGLPVKMARGIVNRLSSGPEVQRLCTFAIESLDTMLSERVPDMSDCKVMSAKLVTLEDVCTSSVTVTLKFEDSSLGNLVGYTLWHRKYDDLDYPTEPTCTLFAPNSKFYLSGLSPDTDYHLKVVSLDSNRELGMCEVSFRTATTETEATNPNSKDMEVGRSESPATNCSSLSNPSSVEDETNNVIPCSNEDETRGDNYHDHHNTLEKMVSTKVYNGYTDTIERGLTGETISLLDEEHSMGKICSAPNSDAVNLESKPSPDGQMMEDTSTENGSNTPRQTGLDCVPLAGASEALLPITPCKLDKMKDGLQRSCRPKLIIKDLDIGSGKEEEPQAGSSSKKRRLERLDDESAAVDKDFEYYVKVIRWLECDGHIETGFRKKFLTWYSLRATPQEVRIVKVFVDTFIEDPESLAGQLVDTFSDVISNKRSTTVPAGFCLKLWH
- the LOC113695980 gene encoding VIN3-like protein 2 isoform X1, with protein sequence MDSSYLEGLMLDPSKCSKLSMDEKRELVYALSKWSHGAPEMLQSWSRQEILEVLCAEMGKERKYTGLTKLKIIEQLLKIVSEKKSQEHAAAIDLEAGASSEVPQKTAKRQRKTDNPVRLPVTVNTVSTNSVIEDLENPVYCKNSACRARLFHDAAFCKRCSCCICRKYDDNKDPSLWLICSSEPPFQGVSCGMSCHLDCALRHERSGILKDKLDNRLDGSFYCVACGKVNDILGSWRKQLLIARDTRRVDILCYRVSLCRKILAGTKHYQKLYDIVDEAVKKLEADVGPLTGLPVKMARGIVNRLSSGPEVQRLCTFAIESLDTMLSERVPDMSDCKVMSAKLVTLEDVCTSSVTVTLKFEDSSLGNLVGYTLWHRKYDDLDYPTEPTCTLFAPNSKFYLSGLSPDTDYHLKVVSLDSNRELGMCEVSFRTATTETEATNPNSKDMEVGRSESPATNCSSLSNPSSVEDETNNVIPCSNEDETRGDNYHDHHNTLEKMVSTKVYNGYTDTIERGLTGETISLLDEEHSMGKICSAPNSDAVNLESKPSPDGQMMEDTSTENGSNTPRQTGLDCVPLAGASEALLPITPCKLDKMKDGLQRSCRPKLIIKDLDIGSGKEEEPQAGSSSKKRRLERLDDESAAVDKDFEYYVKVIRWLECDGHIETGFRKKFLTWYSLRATPQEVRIVKVFVDTFIEDPESLAGQLVDTFSDVISNKRSTTVPAGFCLKLWH